The Priestia koreensis genomic interval TCCTTCTCCGTACATAATGTCAACTTCAGCAGCACGGAATGGTGGTGCTACTTTGTTTTTCACGACTTTAATTTTCGTTTTGTTACCAACAACATCATTTCCTTGCTTCAGTTGTTCAGCACGTCTTACTTCTAAACGCACAGACGAGTAGAATTTAAGTGCACGGCCACCTGGTGTCGTTTCAGGGTTACCGAACATAATTCCAACTTTTTCACGAATTTGGTTAATGAAGACAGCAATTGTTTTCGATTTGTTGATTGCACCAGAAAGCTTACGAAGCGCTTGAGACATTAGGCGAGCTTGTAAACCTACGTGTGAATCACCCATTTCCCCTTCGATCTCTGCTTTTGGTACTAATGCAGCTACAGAGTCAATAACAAGAATATCAATAGCTCCACTTCGAACAAGAGCTTCAGCAATTTCAAGAGCTTGCTCACCAGTATCTGGTTGAGATAATAGAAGCTCATCAATGTTAACGCCTAGCTTTTGTGCATAATCAGGGTCGAGTGCATGCTCAGCGTCGATAAATGCAGCCTGTCCACCGTTTTGCTGAACCTCAGCAATCGCGTGTAACGCTACAGTTGTTTTACCAGAGCTTTCTGGACCATAAATTTCAATAATACGGCCACGTGGATATCCACCTACGCCTAGAGCAATATCAAGAGCTAAAGACCCACTTGATGCAGTAGAAATCTTTCTATCCGTTTGCTCACCTAATTTCATGATTGAGCCTTTACCAAATTGCTTTTCAATTTGTTTTAATGCCATATCTAATGCGGCTTGACGATCGTTCACTCAATTTCCTCCTCTATCTATTTCTATAAAAGTGTATGAATCATTTATACCTTCAAAGACGTTTCGCGAAACGTTCTTAAGTTGCGTACTTGCTACTAACTTTCTATATATACTATACCTTTTTTTCAGTCGTTTGCCAAGTAAAAAATCGAACATTTATTCGTTTTTTGTTTTGAAGAAAACAAGCTTCTTTTCATTTTCAACGAAAACAATACGAGCCCAGGGATCCCCCTAGGCTCGTATTG includes:
- the recA gene encoding recombinase RecA — encoded protein: MNDRQAALDMALKQIEKQFGKGSIMKLGEQTDRKISTASSGSLALDIALGVGGYPRGRIIEIYGPESSGKTTVALHAIAEVQQNGGQAAFIDAEHALDPDYAQKLGVNIDELLLSQPDTGEQALEIAEALVRSGAIDILVIDSVAALVPKAEIEGEMGDSHVGLQARLMSQALRKLSGAINKSKTIAVFINQIREKVGIMFGNPETTPGGRALKFYSSVRLEVRRAEQLKQGNDVVGNKTKIKVVKNKVAPPFRAAEVDIMYGEGISKEGEILDIGSDLDIVQKSGAWYSYNDERLGQGRENSKQFLKENKDIRQTISQQIREHYKLDEPVDAPEEDDKEEFDL